In the genome of Euleptes europaea isolate rEulEur1 chromosome 7, rEulEur1.hap1, whole genome shotgun sequence, one region contains:
- the LOC130480803 gene encoding pre-mRNA-processing factor 39-like, with protein MAAEGPEGPASPTRGGAEGSEGGLGAEAEAAVGPDQDVIPKPASNGAPKPDETALVQGCNGVTAEASAPVLKPEVAKEEAPQPPAPDVVMHVALNPPMEEVSITYPLEFERYWRAAQENPLDFTAWTELLQYVEQENHIYAARKAFDSFFLRYPYCYGYWKKYADMERRFDFIKETEEVFQRGLQSIPLSMDLWIHYITFLESTLDMNLQDSVQKIRGTFESSIAAAGVDFRSDKLWEMYVEWEREQGNLKAITAIYDRVLTMPTQMYSHHWERFKEHVTSHYPKDILSTEELLWLQSKMASETVAKTTEAEAEEAPPGEDLPPKAETTQETGTGDGSQMLGHMDQDKIRELVISIRQQIHSQNEAEVSKRWNFEEGIKRPYFHVKPLERAQLRNWRDYLDFEIASGSHERTIVLFERCVIACALYEEFWIKYTRYLENHSIAGARSVFQRACGYHLPRKPNIHLLWAAFEERQGEVEEARRILKTFEDCVPGLAMVRLRRVSLERRQGNMEGAEALLTEAIRDNEGMPVSSFYSVKLARQVLKVQKNLIKARKILLEALEKDPDNAKLYANLLEMEFSADVRQNEGNTMSSFDRALTSGLPLETKIIFSQRRVEFLEDFGSSINSLLTSYDEHQKLLNQQMMRKRLLENGSSDEADEKRMRLEETAAGGNLAVTPTTGITPLMATDVTNSGTGAYNYNTWYQNYSGYGYQNTWNYNQYYQQS; from the exons CTGTAGGCCCTGACCAAGACGTGATTCCCAAGCCAGCGAGCAATGGTGCCCCAAAGCCAGACGAGACAGCACTAGTGCAAGGCTGCAATGGAGTTACCGCGGAGGCCAGCGCTCCAGTGCTGAAACCGGAGGTTGCCAAGGAAGAAGCCCCTCAGCCTCCTGCCCCTGATGTGGTGATGCATGTGGCGCTTAACCCTCCCATGGAGGAGGTCTCCATTACATACCCTCTGGAGTTTGAGCGGTACTGGCGAGCCGCTCAAGAGAACCCACTCGACTTCACTGCATGGACTGAACTGCTTCAGTATGTGGAGCAAGAG AATCACATCTATGCAGCCCGCAAAGCTTTTGACAGCTTCTTCCTACGTTATCCTTACTGCTACGGCTACTGGAAGAAGTATGCAGACATGGAGCGTCGCTTTGACTTCATCAAGGAAACAGAGGAG GTTTTCCAGCGGGGGTTGCAGTCTATCCCACTCAGCATGGACTTGTGGATTCATTACATCACCTTCCTTGAGTCTACCTTGGATATGAACCTCCAAGACTCAGTGCAGAAGATCCGCGG CACATTTGAATCCTCTATAGCTGCTGCAGGAGTGGATTTCCGTTCAGACAAACTCTGGGAGATGTACGTGGAATGGGAGAGAGAGCAGGGTAACCTGAAAGCCATCACAGCGATTTATGACCGGGTGCTTACCATGCCAACTCAGATGTACAGCCACCACTGGGAAAG GTTCAAGGAACATGTCACCAGCCACTACCCCAAGGACATCCTGTCCACCGAGGAGCTGCTGTGGCTGCAGTCGAAAATGGCCTCTGAGACAGTGGCCAAGACCACGGAAGCAGAGGCAGAGGAGGCTCCGCCTGGGGAGGACCTACCCCCGAAGGCAGAAACCACGCAGGAGACTGGAACTGGAGATGGGAGCCAGATGTTG GGCCATATGGACCAGGACAAGATCCGGGAACTCGTGATTTCGATCCGCCAGCAGATCCACTCCCAGAACGAAGCAGAAGTCAGCAAGCGTTGGAATTTTGAGGAAGGG ATTAAGAGACCCTACTTCCATGTAAAACCACTGGAGCGAGCACAGCTGCGGAACTGGCGGGACTACTTGGACTTCGAGATCGCCAGTGGCTCGCACGAACGCACCATTGTGCTCTTTGAGCGCTGCGTCATTGCCTGTGCCCTCTACGAGGAGTTCTGGATCAAG TATACAAGGTACCTCGAGAACCACAGCATTGCCGGAGCCAGGAGTGTCTTCCAGCGAGCTTGCGGTTACCACCTTCCTCGGAAGCCCAATATCCACCTCCTGTGGGCAGCGTTTGAAGAGAGACAAG gAGAAGTGGAGGAAGCCCGCCGCATCTTGAAGACGTTTGAGGATTGCGTGCCTGGCCTTGCCATGGTGCGCTTGCGGCGGGTGAGCTTGGAGCGCCGGCAGGGGAACATGGAGGGGGCAGAAGCACTCCTGACGGAAGCCATCCGGGACAACGAGGGGATGCCCGTGTCGTCGTTTTACTCCGTCAAACTGGCTCGGCAGGTGTTGAAAGTGCAGAAGAACCTGATCAAAGCTCGGAAGATCCTCTTGGAGGCATTGGAGAAAGATCCA GATAATGCCAAGCTCTATGCCAATCTCCTGGAGATGGAGTTCAGTGCTGACGTCCGGCAGAATGAGGGCAATACCATGAGCAGCTTTGACCGAGCCCTGACCAGTGGCCTCCCATTGGAGACGAAGATAATTTTCTCCCAGCGCAGGGTGGAGTTTCTTGAGGACTTTGGATCCAGCATAAATAG CTTGCTGACATCGTATGATGAGCACCAGAAGCTGCTGAACCAACAAATGATGAGGAAGAGACTCCTGGAAAATGG CAGTTCTGATGAGGCAGATGAGAAACGAATGAGGCTCGAAGagactgctgcaggaggcaatCTTGCAGTCACTCCAACAACGGGCATCACACCCTTGATGGCAACAGATGTGACTAACAGTGGAACTGGAGCTTACAACTACAACACTTGGTACCAG AATTACAGTGGCTACGGGTACCAGAACACATGGAACTACAATCAGTATTACCAGCAGAGCTGA